In Silvanigrella paludirubra, one DNA window encodes the following:
- a CDS encoding N-acetylmuramic acid 6-phosphate etherase: MDTENKSDKYNKIDLWETKDILESILESQLNAVASIKKLIEELNTAVSKCLPLLENGGRIIFAGAGTSGRMAAQESSELYPTFSWPKNKSLFLIAGGHKTLTEAVENAEDNLSQGELDAKKLKPTQKDIFICIAASGRTPYTLGVLRTANLAGSLTIGISSSSNSPLLNESKIKLFSNTGAEVIAGSTRMKAGTAQKVILNMLTTTLMIRLNRTYDSYMVDLVATNEKLNKRAAYIVSGISNVNLETAHEALNFCQGKVKLACVYLKYQDLKKAEEILIENNGNLRLCLDSNKS, encoded by the coding sequence ATGGATACAGAAAACAAGTCTGATAAATATAATAAAATTGATCTATGGGAAACCAAAGATATTTTGGAATCTATTTTAGAATCACAATTAAATGCCGTTGCTTCTATAAAAAAATTAATAGAAGAATTAAATACGGCTGTTAGCAAATGTCTGCCTTTACTAGAAAACGGAGGAAGAATTATTTTTGCTGGAGCAGGAACTTCCGGAAGAATGGCTGCTCAAGAAAGCTCGGAACTTTACCCAACCTTTTCATGGCCCAAAAATAAATCTCTTTTTTTAATTGCGGGTGGTCACAAGACTTTAACGGAAGCTGTAGAAAATGCGGAAGATAATTTATCGCAAGGTGAATTAGACGCTAAAAAATTAAAACCAACACAAAAGGACATTTTTATTTGTATTGCTGCTAGCGGAAGAACTCCTTATACTTTAGGGGTCTTAAGAACTGCTAATTTAGCCGGATCACTTACTATTGGAATTTCATCCTCTTCAAATTCCCCTTTATTAAATGAATCTAAAATCAAGTTATTTTCTAATACAGGTGCCGAAGTTATTGCGGGTTCCACAAGAATGAAAGCGGGAACAGCTCAAAAAGTGATTTTGAATATGCTAACGACCACCTTGATGATTCGTTTAAATAGAACATATGACTCTTATATGGTTGACTTAGTTGCAACAAATGAAAAATTGAATAAAAGAGCAGCATATATTGTCTCGGGTATTAGCAATGTTAATTTAGAAACAGCGCATGAAGCCTTAAATTTTTGTCAAGGCAAAGTGAAATTGGCTTGTGTTTATTTAAAATACCAAGATTTAAAAAAAGCTGAAGAAATATTAATCGAAAATAATGGAAATTTAAGACTTTGTCTGGATTCTAATAAATCATAA
- the trxA gene encoding thioredoxin produces the protein MSDLVFKITDHNFQTEVLESKIPVLVDFWADWCGPCKSLEPVLEQIAKEQTGKIKVCKVNVEDNPQLAASFNIRNIPFLAFVKDGQKVAELVGNQPKQVILNQINALQ, from the coding sequence ATGTCAGATTTAGTATTTAAAATTACAGATCATAACTTTCAAACTGAAGTTTTAGAAAGTAAAATTCCTGTTTTAGTTGATTTTTGGGCAGATTGGTGCGGACCATGTAAATCTTTAGAACCTGTTCTTGAACAAATTGCAAAAGAACAAACAGGTAAAATCAAAGTTTGTAAAGTTAATGTGGAAGACAATCCTCAACTTGCAGCAAGCTTTAACATTCGTAATATTCCATTTTTAGCTTTTGTTAAAGATGGACAAAAAGTAGCTGAACTTGTTGGTAACCAACCAAAACAAGTGATATTAAATCAAATTAACGCTCTTCAATAA
- the greA gene encoding transcription elongation factor GreA, giving the protein MSIESNSPIPITSVGHEKLKEELKRLKTIDRPKVISEIAEARALGDLSENAEYHAAREKQGFIEGRIMELEDKLGRVQIINVGKGKTDRVVFGAMVSLVDVSDDTKGEEKSYRIVGDLEADIKNNAISISSPLAKSLINKAVGDIVTVNLPRGEKYYEVKDIQFTE; this is encoded by the coding sequence ATGTCAATTGAATCTAATTCTCCAATTCCAATAACCTCGGTTGGACATGAAAAACTGAAAGAAGAGCTAAAAAGACTAAAAACAATTGATAGACCTAAAGTGATTTCTGAAATAGCAGAAGCCCGCGCTCTTGGTGATTTATCTGAAAATGCAGAATATCACGCAGCACGTGAAAAACAGGGATTTATTGAAGGTCGTATTATGGAACTCGAAGACAAATTGGGTCGAGTTCAAATTATTAATGTAGGCAAAGGCAAAACAGATAGAGTTGTATTTGGAGCTATGGTTTCCTTGGTTGACGTTAGCGACGATACAAAAGGCGAAGAAAAGTCTTATAGAATTGTTGGTGATCTTGAAGCAGATATTAAAAATAATGCTATTTCTATTTCAAGCCCCCTTGCAAAATCATTAATTAATAAAGCAGTTGGTGATATCGTAACAGTTAACTTACCTCGCGGCGAAAAATACTACGAAGTAAAAGATATTCAATTTACTGAATAA
- a CDS encoding PTS sugar transporter subunit IIA, with the protein MTIQIIRNLIKNQSASLFLESDSKENILKEIAEKISVSKKNHDKVEIFTGLKERETKASTGVEFGIAIPHTFISKINETELFLFLSKKGVEFDSFDHEPTKLFFVILSPKYPKTPKISKLNIMANICRSMRIETLRKRILSANNLEEILLYLENS; encoded by the coding sequence ATGACAATTCAAATCATCCGCAATTTAATTAAAAACCAGTCAGCTAGCTTATTTCTAGAATCAGATTCAAAAGAAAACATTTTAAAAGAAATTGCTGAAAAAATTTCAGTTTCAAAAAAAAATCATGATAAAGTTGAAATCTTTACTGGTTTAAAAGAACGTGAGACAAAAGCGAGCACTGGTGTTGAATTTGGCATTGCGATACCGCATACATTTATTTCAAAAATTAATGAAACGGAGCTCTTTTTGTTTCTTTCCAAAAAGGGGGTAGAATTTGACTCTTTTGACCATGAACCAACAAAGTTATTTTTTGTTATCTTATCTCCAAAATATCCTAAAACCCCTAAAATTTCAAAATTAAATATTATGGCAAATATTTGCAGATCAATGCGAATAGAAACGTTACGTAAAAGAATTTTATCTGCAAATAATTTAGAAGAAATATTATTATATTTGGAGAATTCATGA
- a CDS encoding RNA polymerase sigma factor: protein MDNTKYVESVVEIELNWNTQFVSQSKKYWDAMFRFSFSLCNNKTKAEDIHQTSLLKSLKAFQKFVLNYNAQANSNEEVDSLFQSPDIQYHFKNWLFRIVKNTYIDDREVNKKWKFDSSEDTLNTISIEYAEPLQNDLYNNTDDLKKSEKEFYRLALDDNWKKRLDQLNDRQRSILFLAAEDYSYKDISAILGIPIGTVMSTLSRTLQKLKSN from the coding sequence ATGGATAATACTAAATACGTTGAATCAGTTGTAGAAATTGAATTAAACTGGAACACACAATTTGTATCCCAATCAAAGAAATATTGGGATGCTATGTTTCGTTTTAGTTTCAGTCTTTGTAACAATAAAACCAAAGCGGAAGACATACATCAGACATCATTGCTTAAGTCTTTAAAAGCATTTCAAAAGTTTGTATTAAATTACAATGCTCAAGCAAACTCGAATGAAGAAGTCGATTCCCTGTTTCAAAGTCCTGATATTCAGTATCATTTTAAAAATTGGCTTTTTAGAATTGTCAAAAACACATATATTGATGATAGAGAAGTAAATAAAAAATGGAAGTTTGACTCTTCGGAAGATACTTTAAATACAATTTCTATTGAGTATGCCGAGCCTCTCCAAAATGATTTGTATAATAATACAGATGACTTAAAAAAATCTGAAAAAGAATTTTATCGCCTTGCCCTAGATGACAATTGGAAAAAACGGCTTGATCAGCTCAATGATAGGCAAAGAAGTATCTTATTTCTTGCGGCTGAAGACTATTCCTATAAAGATATCTCAGCTATTCTTGGCATCCCAATAGGTACCGTCATGAGTACGCTATCTCGCACTCTCCAAAAACTAAAGTCAAACTGA
- a CDS encoding AI-2E family transporter: MKSYRGKIFFLCFFLITLCLFLFLNIVIGPLIISFVAAYLINPLFEFLENKGIKRSFISFATLIILTVLSLLAIWIFLPILFEQLQGLIKLLPGFKTYLEGSLFPKIQGLIAELTGQKSYNVIHLYDLLPINVEKVSETLISRIGASTRFIASILIMVIFTPFFSYFLMRDFNKIHNKIFELVPIDIKPVFIEFIEEVDKKLRSVLRGQSIVILTLCVLYPSALLIAGLPTAIAVGVLTGCARLVPYMDILVGSFLCFFVLVTNSADGHLILTVSLAFLTVQCLDGLFITPRIMGRFSGLHPSLVILSVLCFGDWFGFYGILLAVPLAAVGKVSFTMIIKSYKESQFYKNGNNG, translated from the coding sequence ATGAAAAGTTACAGAGGAAAAATATTTTTTTTATGTTTCTTTTTAATCACACTCTGTCTTTTTTTATTTTTAAATATTGTCATTGGACCATTAATTATATCATTTGTGGCTGCCTATCTTATTAATCCATTGTTTGAATTTTTAGAAAATAAAGGGATTAAAAGGTCTTTCATTTCCTTTGCAACACTTATTATTCTTACTGTTTTATCCTTACTTGCCATCTGGATATTTTTACCTATTTTATTTGAACAGCTTCAAGGTTTAATTAAACTTCTACCTGGATTTAAAACTTACTTAGAAGGTTCTCTTTTCCCAAAAATTCAAGGATTAATTGCAGAATTAACAGGACAAAAATCGTACAACGTAATTCATTTATATGATTTGTTACCTATTAATGTTGAAAAAGTAAGTGAAACATTAATATCTCGCATAGGAGCGAGTACAAGATTTATTGCATCAATTTTAATTATGGTTATTTTCACACCGTTTTTTTCTTATTTTTTAATGCGTGATTTCAATAAAATTCATAATAAAATATTTGAATTAGTTCCCATTGATATCAAACCTGTTTTTATAGAGTTTATTGAAGAAGTAGATAAAAAATTAAGATCTGTTTTACGTGGTCAGTCTATTGTCATTCTAACATTATGTGTCCTTTATCCAAGTGCATTACTTATAGCTGGTTTACCAACAGCAATTGCCGTTGGCGTTTTAACCGGCTGCGCCCGATTAGTACCCTATATGGATATTCTTGTTGGAAGTTTTCTATGTTTTTTTGTATTAGTTACAAACTCAGCGGATGGACATCTTATTTTAACTGTATCTCTGGCTTTTTTAACGGTACAATGTTTAGATGGATTATTCATCACTCCAAGGATCATGGGAAGATTCTCAGGATTACACCCTTCTCTGGTAATTCTGTCTGTGCTTTGTTTTGGTGATTGGTTTGGGTTTTATGGTATTTTATTAGCTGTGCCTTTAGCAGCAGTTGGAAAAGTATCATTTACTATGATTATAAAGTCATACAAGGAGTCCCAGTTTTACAAAAATGGCAACAATGGATAA
- a CDS encoding DUF1844 domain-containing protein: MTMQEHSLFDLLVLSLGNAALVGLGIVPEPGSNAHHKDIESAKYNIELLETLQKKTKGNLSQSEEEMLSSLLYDLRLKYVEARK; the protein is encoded by the coding sequence ATGACAATGCAAGAACATTCTTTATTTGATCTTTTAGTGCTTTCTTTAGGGAACGCAGCTCTAGTTGGTCTTGGAATTGTTCCAGAACCAGGGAGCAATGCACATCACAAAGATATTGAATCTGCTAAGTACAATATTGAACTGCTCGAAACCCTTCAAAAGAAAACAAAGGGAAATCTTTCTCAATCTGAAGAAGAAATGCTTTCAAGTTTGCTTTACGACCTAAGATTAAAGTATGTTGAAGCGAGAAAGTAA
- a CDS encoding tetratricopeptide repeat protein has protein sequence MEPIKETISEKKTVILLVESEPNARNYLSTAIKSSENFEVLNSGSIRDTMEILKENYEKIDFILFNWNSIEIPGSTFSQNIRKIFNYDHIELIAISHNLTPDDTFLIAELDIHYTLPKVINRADLIKKLEEVRKDYHFTKPELQKINELKHFINIENLEKCEEIVKDEKVLYKIKNNHKFLYLKGELLILRRHYEEAIQFFNSMLKDKSKLNTFETLKTMNTLGKAYCLAGKNKEALMIFEKLEAKSPKNLNHKVMVGEALLGLDKTYEAETKFHEVLEKNKKDKSALTGLIKSKSISGNYEEAKLFYHQIEGDFESKSLASYFNNRGVVLVKSDKFDEAISFYKNALYFFKKYKDHINFNLGMAYYRSNRIEEAVDYFQEVLKSDEFESFSDKTLLKLLKEEGADKFIEKFKKSTTQIP, from the coding sequence ATGGAGCCTATCAAAGAAACCATTTCAGAAAAGAAAACAGTTATATTACTTGTGGAAAGTGAACCCAATGCCCGAAATTATTTAAGTACTGCTATAAAATCTAGTGAAAACTTTGAAGTATTAAACAGTGGATCTATTAGAGATACCATGGAAATACTAAAAGAAAACTATGAAAAAATAGATTTCATATTATTTAATTGGAATTCAATTGAAATACCAGGAAGTACGTTTTCACAAAACATAAGAAAAATATTTAACTATGATCATATTGAACTGATTGCAATTTCACATAATTTAACTCCTGATGATACTTTTTTAATTGCTGAACTTGATATTCATTACACTCTTCCTAAAGTAATAAATAGAGCAGATTTAATTAAAAAACTTGAAGAAGTCAGAAAAGACTATCATTTCACAAAACCTGAATTACAAAAAATAAATGAATTAAAGCATTTTATAAATATAGAAAACCTAGAAAAATGTGAAGAAATTGTTAAAGATGAAAAAGTACTTTATAAGATAAAAAATAATCATAAATTTTTATATTTAAAAGGCGAGCTTCTTATTTTACGCAGACATTACGAAGAAGCAATTCAGTTTTTTAATTCAATGCTAAAAGACAAATCTAAATTGAACACATTTGAAACTCTAAAAACCATGAATACTCTAGGAAAAGCATACTGTTTAGCTGGAAAAAATAAAGAAGCATTAATGATTTTTGAAAAGTTAGAGGCAAAAAGTCCAAAAAATTTAAATCATAAAGTGATGGTTGGAGAAGCTCTTTTAGGATTAGATAAAACATACGAAGCAGAAACTAAATTTCATGAAGTGCTTGAAAAAAATAAAAAAGATAAATCTGCATTAACAGGTCTCATAAAATCAAAATCAATTTCGGGAAATTACGAAGAGGCAAAGTTATTCTATCATCAAATTGAAGGAGATTTTGAAAGTAAATCACTTGCAAGTTATTTTAATAACAGAGGTGTTGTCCTTGTTAAAAGTGATAAGTTTGATGAAGCAATTTCATTTTATAAAAATGCTTTATATTTTTTCAAAAAATATAAAGATCACATTAATTTTAACTTAGGAATGGCATATTATAGATCAAATAGAATTGAAGAAGCAGTAGATTATTTTCAAGAAGTATTAAAGTCTGATGAATTTGAGTCTTTCTCAGATAAAACTTTATTAAAGCTTTTAAAAGAAGAAGGAGCTGATAAATTTATTGAAAAATTCAAAAAATCGACTACACAAATCCCATAA
- a CDS encoding ribonuclease HII, protein MNLKKNAFQNEQFLLDTITKEQKLKTDVPLIISIDEVGRGCVAGPVLSCVSLWTLKGYDPNFKTKNQNWVSFIDDSKKLSEKKRAQCFDLILSDYNFNLSSIPFSNINPNNLNQLVSSKTKLHYKSDLFINKKHSDYSNEYECIYFSLGEASSQEVDEFNIWNAVQLAIARALNNLYYTFQSSSNSNIYPNLNQAIILMDGKHFIKVPIEFEKNIQATVTQADGLFISVGFSSIIAKVYRDTFMINQDTLYPSFGFSGHKGYGTPKHLNIIQNIGICPLHRKSFLTNYYSN, encoded by the coding sequence ATGAACTTAAAAAAAAATGCCTTTCAGAATGAGCAATTTCTTTTAGATACCATTACAAAGGAACAAAAGTTAAAAACCGATGTTCCTTTGATTATTTCTATTGATGAAGTTGGCAGAGGATGTGTTGCTGGTCCTGTGCTAAGTTGTGTTAGCCTTTGGACGCTCAAAGGTTATGATCCAAACTTTAAAACCAAAAATCAAAATTGGGTTTCTTTTATTGATGATAGTAAAAAACTTTCAGAAAAAAAAAGGGCTCAATGTTTCGATCTTATACTTAGCGATTATAATTTTAATTTATCAAGTATCCCATTTTCAAACATAAATCCAAATAACTTAAATCAGCTCGTCTCTTCTAAAACTAAATTACATTATAAATCTGATTTATTTATTAATAAAAAGCATTCAGATTATTCAAATGAATATGAGTGTATTTATTTTTCATTGGGTGAAGCATCTTCGCAAGAAGTAGATGAATTTAACATTTGGAATGCGGTTCAACTTGCTATTGCCAGAGCATTAAATAATCTCTATTATACATTTCAGTCTTCATCAAATTCGAATATTTATCCTAATTTAAATCAGGCTATTATTTTAATGGATGGCAAACATTTTATTAAAGTACCAATAGAATTTGAAAAAAATATTCAAGCAACAGTTACCCAAGCAGATGGATTATTTATTAGTGTAGGTTTTTCAAGTATTATTGCAAAAGTCTACCGTGATACTTTCATGATTAACCAAGACACTTTATACCCCTCTTTTGGTTTTTCAGGGCATAAGGGCTATGGCACTCCAAAACATTTAAATATCATTCAAAATATTGGAATTTGCCCATTACATCGTAAAAGTTTTTTAACAAATTATTATTCTAATTAA
- a CDS encoding HPF/RaiA family ribosome-associated protein gives MQVEVQFINFPKSKQVRELIENKISDCVEKFSTNSSVVKAFFSLDGIEHHVKLAVNSGKINICVNASANDVAHSVDKAVNKLESALRKNVKRRIHKRIEFSSVNNDSDYNVINLRRNKRFAKNDENIFDKYESHYISNFEDRTRKVS, from the coding sequence ATGCAAGTAGAAGTACAATTCATTAATTTCCCAAAATCCAAACAAGTACGTGAACTTATTGAAAATAAAATAAGTGATTGTGTAGAGAAATTTTCAACTAATTCATCTGTTGTTAAGGCTTTTTTTAGTTTAGATGGTATTGAGCATCATGTTAAACTTGCGGTTAACTCTGGTAAAATAAACATTTGTGTAAATGCAAGTGCTAATGATGTAGCTCATTCTGTTGACAAAGCTGTAAATAAACTTGAGTCAGCACTTAGAAAAAATGTGAAACGCCGTATTCATAAAAGAATAGAGTTTTCATCTGTAAACAATGATTCCGATTATAACGTTATTAATTTAAGAAGAAACAAACGTTTTGCTAAGAATGATGAAAACATTTTTGATAAATATGAATCACACTACATTTCAAACTTTGAAGACCGTACTCGTAAAGTAAGTTAA
- a CDS encoding response regulator transcription factor yields the protein MRILIIEDSEKTASFLKKGLKEKGYIVDVENDGMKGYITAQTNIYDLIILDVMLPSMDGHEILEKLKKIKDYNTFIIMVTAKDSTSEIVHCLQLGADDYLVKPITFPELVARIKALLRRSPVNVKESLIFDDLEIDLNKQLVIREGKELFLSKKEFQILELLARNNKITVSRNELLESIWNMTELTDKNIIEVQINRLRSKLDEGFDKKFIKTVRGGGYMFDDGID from the coding sequence ATGAGAATATTAATTATAGAAGATTCAGAAAAAACCGCTTCCTTTTTAAAAAAAGGTTTGAAAGAAAAAGGATATATTGTTGATGTTGAAAATGATGGAATGAAAGGATATATAACAGCTCAAACAAATATTTATGATCTCATTATTTTAGATGTAATGCTTCCATCTATGGATGGTCATGAAATTTTAGAAAAATTGAAAAAAATTAAAGATTATAATACTTTTATAATTATGGTAACTGCAAAAGATAGTACTTCAGAAATTGTTCATTGCCTTCAATTAGGTGCAGATGATTATTTAGTTAAACCAATAACATTTCCAGAATTAGTTGCCAGAATTAAGGCATTGTTAAGAAGATCACCTGTAAATGTTAAAGAAAGTTTAATTTTTGATGATCTTGAAATTGATCTAAATAAGCAATTAGTAATTAGAGAAGGAAAAGAATTGTTTTTATCAAAAAAAGAATTTCAAATATTAGAATTATTAGCAAGAAATAATAAAATTACTGTATCCAGAAATGAGTTATTAGAAAGCATATGGAATATGACTGAACTTACAGATAAAAATATTATTGAAGTACAAATTAATCGTTTGAGATCAAAATTAGACGAAGGATTTGATAAAAAATTTATTAAAACGGTAAGAGGCGGTGGCTATATGTTTGATGATGGAATAGATTAA
- the rapZ gene encoding RNase adapter RapZ, producing the protein MKKSTENSITNKKNVIIVSGLAGSGKTIAIHALEDLGYYCIDNLPAVLLKSFAESVESNNLKATHIALALDSRDPDNPVTFESIYPGLMKSCNLQIIYIKASNDVILRRFRETRRQHPLSVLHPLSSLQDIIKIDESTLEPIKNLAHRSLDTSHMPTQYLKRFIHKHFSISDSNSHFLLNITSFGFKHGTPSDLDTLFDVRCFKNPHYEPHLKDLTGLTQHVKDYVFSDPNVPIFIKKVKDLIEFFYPLYLEEGKHYFSIGIGCTGGKHRSVAIAEELAKIFRESFPLVTVEHRNIEVD; encoded by the coding sequence ATGAAAAAATCCACTGAAAATAGTATCACTAATAAAAAAAATGTAATTATCGTATCTGGACTTGCGGGATCAGGAAAAACAATTGCAATACATGCCCTAGAGGACTTAGGTTACTATTGCATTGATAATTTGCCAGCTGTTTTATTAAAATCTTTTGCTGAGTCTGTAGAATCTAATAATTTAAAAGCAACTCATATTGCGCTTGCCCTAGATTCAAGAGATCCAGACAATCCTGTTACTTTTGAAAGCATCTATCCTGGATTAATGAAGTCATGTAATTTACAAATAATTTATATTAAAGCATCTAATGACGTTATTTTAAGGCGTTTTAGAGAAACAAGGAGGCAACATCCTTTAAGCGTTTTGCACCCATTATCAAGCTTACAGGATATCATCAAAATTGATGAAAGCACTTTAGAACCTATTAAAAATTTAGCACACCGCTCATTAGATACGTCACATATGCCAACTCAATATTTGAAAAGATTTATTCATAAACATTTTTCTATATCCGATTCAAACAGCCATTTTTTATTAAATATCACTTCCTTTGGATTTAAACATGGAACACCATCCGATCTTGACACCCTTTTTGACGTACGCTGCTTTAAAAACCCCCACTATGAGCCGCATTTAAAAGATTTGACGGGTCTTACTCAACATGTCAAAGATTATGTATTTAGCGATCCAAATGTCCCTATTTTTATCAAAAAAGTTAAGGATTTAATTGAGTTTTTCTACCCCCTATATCTTGAAGAAGGAAAACATTATTTTTCAATAGGGATTGGCTGCACGGGAGGAAAACACAGAAGTGTTGCCATTGCAGAAGAGCTCGCTAAAATCTTTAGAGAGAGTTTTCCATTAGTTACGGTTGAGCATAGGAACATTGAGGTAGATTAA